From the genome of Leptotrichia sp. oral taxon 847:
CTGCAATAGGAAAAGCATCGGCTGATTATGTCGTGGATTCAACGATTTCAGTGATACAGCTACCTAGTGAAGAAATGAAAGGTAGAATTATCGGAAGAGAAGGTCGAAATATAAGAGCAATTGAAGCCGCAACTGGAGTGGATTTGATAATTGATGATACGCCAGAAGCTGTTGTACTTTCTTCGTTTGATGGAGTTAGAAGAGAAATTGCTAGAATTGCATTAGAAAAATTGATTTCAGATGGAAGAATCCATCCGACAAAAATTGAAGAAGTTGTGGCAAAAGCACAGCTAGAAGTGGAAGAAAGTGTGCTAGAAGCAGCAGAGCAAGCAATTTTAGAAGTTGGAATTCCAACTCTTCCGAGAGAAGTATTAAAAGTATTTGGAAGACTGAAATTCAGAACGTCATTTGGACAAAATATTTTACAGCATTCGATAGAAGTAGCTCATATAGCAGCTGCACTTGCAGCAGAAATCGGTGCAAATGTGGATGTAGCTAAAAGAGCAGCTCTTCTTCACGATATAGGAAAAGCGTTTTCACATGAGCAGGAAGGGTCACACGCATTAAACGGTGGGGAATTTTTAAGAAAATTTTCTAAAGAAAGTGAAATTGTCATAAATGCAGTTGAAGCTCATCACAATGAAGTTGAGCAGCTAAGTATAGAAGCGGTGTTAGTTCAAGCGGCTGATTCTATTTCTGCGTCAAGACCAGGAGCTAGAAGAGAAACATTGTCCAATTATTTAAAACGATTAGAGCAGTTAGAAGAAATAGCAAACAGTCACGAAGGAATTGAAACTTCATACGCTATTCAAGCAGGAAGAGAACTTAGATTAATTGTTCATCCTGACAATGTTGATGATGATAAAGCTACAATTTTGGCAAGAGATGTTGCAAAAGATATCGAAGAAAAAATGCAGTATCCAGGACAGATAAAAGTAACGGTAATAAGAGAAACTAGAGCGGTAGAATATGCAAAATAGATAAATTAAAGACTGAATTAGTTTTCAGTCTTTTTTATAACAATTTTTGTTTTTTTCCTAAAATAATGAATATTTTAAAATATAAATTTTTTTTAAGGAGGTTTATTTTGTGAAAATAAAAATTAGAAGAGCTAATAAAGATGATATTGATGGATTAAATATACTTTTATATCAAGTCCATGGAGTTCACGTAAATGGCAGACCTGATATTTTTAAAAAAGGCGAAAAGAAATTTAGTGACAAAGAATTGAAAGAATTATTAAAAGATGATACAAAGCCAATCTTTGTGGCAACCGATGAAAATAATAATATTTTGGGACATTGTTTTTGTGTATTTCGTGAAGTGAAAAATGATAAAAGTTTGTGCGACAGAAAAGTTTTATATATTGATGATTTATGTGTGGATAAAAATATTAGAAATAGTGGAATTGGAAAAAAGTTGTATGAATATGTGCTAAATTTTGCAAAAGAAAATAATTTCAATAGTGTTACATTGGAAGTTTGGAATTTTAACGGGAGTGCGCTTAAATTTTATGAAAAAATAGGATTTTTGCCATTGAAAACATTGATGGAAAAACAAATTTAAATTTTGAAAGGAAGATAGAATGAAATTTTTGATAATTGGAGATGTAGTCGGAGAGCCTGGAAGAAATACTTTGTTTAAATTTTTGGAAAAAAGAAAGCAAAATTATGATTTTATAATTGTAAATGGAGAAAACTCAGCTGGAGGATTTGGGATAAATGTAAAAATAGCTGAACAGTTTTTTTCCCATGGAGCGGATGTAATTACACTAGGAAATCATAGCTGGGACAAAAAAGAAATTTATCCATATATAAATGAGCATAAAAATTTAATTAGACCGATTAATTTTTCCAAAGAAGCTCCAGGAAATGGGTTTATAGTAGTTGAGAAAAATGGAGTAAAAGTTGCAGTTATCAATGCACAGGGAAAAGTTTTTATGCCACCGATTGCCTGTCCATTTTTAACTGTGGAAGAAATTTTGCCTGAAATAAAAAAAGAAACGGATATAGTTGTGCTTGATTTTCACGCTGAAGCAACTTCAGAAAAACAAGCTATGGGGTGGAATTTGACTGGGAAAGTATCTGTGGTATATGGAACCCACACGCATACACAAACTGCTGATGAGAGAATTTTACCAGGGGGAACAGCTTTTATTTCTGATGTTGGAATGACTGGCGGACATGATGGAATTTTAGGGATGAATAGAAAAGAAAGCATTCAAAAATTTAAAGATGGGATGCCAAATAGATATTCTGTCTGTAAAGAAAATCCTAAAATAAATGGGATAGAAGTGGAAGTAAACGAAAAAACTGGAAAAGCTTTCTCAATTAAAAGAATAAACATGAGCTATGACGAAATTTAAAAGTAAAAAATTAAAAAAATGAAAAGGCTAAAGAGGAAATAAATGAAGTGGATAAAAGTAAAAATTGATTATTTTTCAGACAACTTGAAAGAGACAAAAGCAAAATTAGTAAATATTTTTGAAGAAGTTGGGATAAAACAAATGGAATTTGTTGATTACTTTTCTGATAATTCCTTGGACTACAGTGTGAATTTTAAAAATAAAAATGATATTTGGAGCATAATTGGATACATCATTTACAATCGTTTTGCACAAACTAAATTAAATATAATTTATGAAAATGTCAATAAAATTTCAAAAGATGATAAAAATTTTATGTCTGAAATTTATACTTTACGGTGTTCTGATGAAGAGTGGCAAGACGAGTGGAAAAAATATTTTCACACAGTGAATATAACACCAAATATCGTAATTAAGCCAAGTTGGGATAATTATGAAGTAAAGGGCAATGAAACTGTGATAGAAATTGATCCAGGACTTGCTTTTGGGACAGGGACTCACGAGACGACTTCACTATGTGTAGAATTTTTAGAAAAATATGCAAAAGGCAAAAATAATTTACTTGATATTGGATGCGGTTCTGGAATTTTAATGCTAATCGCCAAAAAATTGGGGGTTAATAAAGTTACTGGAATTGATATTGATGAAAAAGTTGAAAAAGTTGTCTATGAAAATTTTAGAAAAAATAATATTGAAAATAATTATAAAGTCGTAATTGGAAATTTAGTCGATGATGTTTCCAAAAAGTATGATTTGGTGGTTTCAAATATATTAGTTGATGTTTTGATAGAACTGTTAAAAAATATTGAAAAAACTTTGGAAAATGAAGCAACAGTAATCTTTTCTGGAATTTTAAAGGAAAAAGAAGATATATTTTTAAAAGAAACGCTAAAATATAATTTAAAAAATATTGACAGAAATGAAAAAAATAACTGGGTATCTTTAGTTTTTAAATATAAAAAAATTTAAAAATGAAATGGAGAAAAAATGATAATTGCAATAGATGGACCTGCTGGAAGTGGGAAAAGCACGATTGCTAAAGAGTTAGCAAATGAACTTGACTTTGTGTATTTGGATACAGGAGCGATGTATAGACTTGTCACGTTGAAAGCGTTGAATGAAAAAATTTCATTTGATTCTTTGAAAAATATTGTAGATCTATCAGAAAATAAAAACAATAATTCTGATTTTGAAATTATTCAAAATATGAAAAAAATTTTGGAAAATTTGAATATTGATATTAAAAAAAATAGATTTTTTTTAGATGAAATTGATGTAAGTGATGAGATCAGAAAGCCTGTAGTTTCTGAAAATGTGTCAAATGTTGCAAAAATTAAACAAGTGCGAGAAAAACTAGTTGGTTTGCAAAGAAAGTTTTCTAAATCTAAAAATGTCATTTTGGACGGTCGGGATATTGGGACAGTTGTTTTTCCAAATGCCGAACTAAAAATATTCTTGGTGGCGGATGCAATGGAAAGGGCTAAAAGACGGTACAAAGAGTTAATTTTAAAAAATGAGGACATAACTTTAGATGAGATTTATAAAAATATTTTAGAGCGAGATAAAATTGATTCTACGAGAAAAGAATCACCTTTGGTAAAAGCGCAAGATGCTTTTGAGATTGATACAACTTTTAAGACAATCGAAGAAGTTAAAGATGATATAAAAAGTCTTTTAAGAAAATCAGCCAAATAGATTAATTAAAAATTAAATTTTTAAAAAAATAAAAAAATTTGAAAAAAACACTGGACAAATATTGAAAATAGTGTATAATAACTAAGTAATTTAAAAACACTAGAAGCAGTGTAAATATTAAATTCAGTTAAATAAAATTTTGGAGGTTTAAAATATGTCAAAAAAAGAATTTGTTGATGCTTATGCAAAAGCGACAGGAGAAACTAAAAAGAGAGCTGAAGAATTAGTAAATCAATTTCTTGAAACAGTGGAAGGAGCTTTAGTAAACGGTGATTCTGTTCAGTTTGTTGGATGGGGAACATTTGAAGTAAAAGAAAGAGCAGCAAGAACTGGAATTAATCCTCAAACTAAAAAAGAAATTCAAATACCTGCAAAAAATGTAGTTAAATTCAAAGTAGGTAAAAAATTAGCTGACAACGTAGCAAACGCTAAATAATTAAAAAAGGCTATTTTGATGTGACAACTGTCATTGACAAATAGTCTTTTGTTAATTTTATTAAATAAAATTTTATGGAAGAAGATATATATGTTAATAGTTTATAATTTAATAAGATTTTTTTTATATTTTGTAATAATGATATTGTCGTTATTCAACAGAAAATTATTGGGATTTTTTAAAACTAGATTGTTTCAAAAAATTTCAAGTGAAAAATTTTTAGGAAAAAATGAAAAGTCTATTTTGATTCATTTGTCATCAGTTGGGGAATTTAATTTATCATGTGAATTAATTGAAAAAATTTTATCTAGAAATGAAAAAGTAATTATTTCAGTTATGACAGATACAGGATTTTTAGCAATTAATAAAAAATACAGTGACAATAAAAATGTGAAAATTTTGTATTTCCCACTAGATGATTTTTTTGTGCTAAAAAAAATTTATAAAAGATATAAAATAAAAAAAACAATCATTATTGAAACTGAAATTTGGGTTAATCTGTATTATTTAGCAGCTAAATTTGGCGACCTATTTGTTGTGAACGGCAGACTTACTG
Proteins encoded in this window:
- the cmk gene encoding (d)CMP kinase, encoding MIIAIDGPAGSGKSTIAKELANELDFVYLDTGAMYRLVTLKALNEKISFDSLKNIVDLSENKNNNSDFEIIQNMKKILENLNIDIKKNRFFLDEIDVSDEIRKPVVSENVSNVAKIKQVREKLVGLQRKFSKSKNVILDGRDIGTVVFPNAELKIFLVADAMERAKRRYKELILKNEDITLDEIYKNILERDKIDSTRKESPLVKAQDAFEIDTTFKTIEEVKDDIKSLLRKSAK
- a CDS encoding GNAT family N-acetyltransferase; this encodes MKIKIRRANKDDIDGLNILLYQVHGVHVNGRPDIFKKGEKKFSDKELKELLKDDTKPIFVATDENNNILGHCFCVFREVKNDKSLCDRKVLYIDDLCVDKNIRNSGIGKKLYEYVLNFAKENNFNSVTLEVWNFNGSALKFYEKIGFLPLKTLMEKQI
- a CDS encoding HU family DNA-binding protein, translating into MSKKEFVDAYAKATGETKKRAEELVNQFLETVEGALVNGDSVQFVGWGTFEVKERAARTGINPQTKKEIQIPAKNVVKFKVGKKLADNVANAK
- the prmA gene encoding 50S ribosomal protein L11 methyltransferase, with the translated sequence MKWIKVKIDYFSDNLKETKAKLVNIFEEVGIKQMEFVDYFSDNSLDYSVNFKNKNDIWSIIGYIIYNRFAQTKLNIIYENVNKISKDDKNFMSEIYTLRCSDEEWQDEWKKYFHTVNITPNIVIKPSWDNYEVKGNETVIEIDPGLAFGTGTHETTSLCVEFLEKYAKGKNNLLDIGCGSGILMLIAKKLGVNKVTGIDIDEKVEKVVYENFRKNNIENNYKVVIGNLVDDVSKKYDLVVSNILVDVLIELLKNIEKTLENEATVIFSGILKEKEDIFLKETLKYNLKNIDRNEKNNWVSLVFKYKKI
- the rny gene encoding ribonuclease Y — translated: MNITIVILILLIVIFSFLAFLVAYFWGSSVFKKKYGELSELELRIVDVKRRLVTSKREVEREIESFRKEETLKVKEELLNEKKIADDEIKKIKSELAVKEERIVKKEETLETKMERLEEKELRNEKYRDRLARKEKELDEMILSQEKELERISELTQDDARKIILEKLENELDHDKAVLIRDYEHNLDREKDRISKRIISTAIGKASADYVVDSTISVIQLPSEEMKGRIIGREGRNIRAIEAATGVDLIIDDTPEAVVLSSFDGVRREIARIALEKLISDGRIHPTKIEEVVAKAQLEVEESVLEAAEQAILEVGIPTLPREVLKVFGRLKFRTSFGQNILQHSIEVAHIAAALAAEIGANVDVAKRAALLHDIGKAFSHEQEGSHALNGGEFLRKFSKESEIVINAVEAHHNEVEQLSIEAVLVQAADSISASRPGARRETLSNYLKRLEQLEEIANSHEGIETSYAIQAGRELRLIVHPDNVDDDKATILARDVAKDIEEKMQYPGQIKVTVIRETRAVEYAK
- a CDS encoding TIGR00282 family metallophosphoesterase produces the protein MKFLIIGDVVGEPGRNTLFKFLEKRKQNYDFIIVNGENSAGGFGINVKIAEQFFSHGADVITLGNHSWDKKEIYPYINEHKNLIRPINFSKEAPGNGFIVVEKNGVKVAVINAQGKVFMPPIACPFLTVEEILPEIKKETDIVVLDFHAEATSEKQAMGWNLTGKVSVVYGTHTHTQTADERILPGGTAFISDVGMTGGHDGILGMNRKESIQKFKDGMPNRYSVCKENPKINGIEVEVNEKTGKAFSIKRINMSYDEI